The Wolbachia endosymbiont of Oedothorax gibbosus region TCCTCGCCTTAGGGATCCCTGACTAATTGCAAGCGTTAGAGCATTTTGTACTACAATAAATGGAACAATTCCTGATGTTTTACCACTGCCTTTTACACTCTCACCAATTGAACGTAAATTTCCCCAATAACTACCTATGCCTCCACCACGTGCAGCAAGCCAAACATTTTCATTCCATAAGTCAACTATTCCCTGCAAGCTGTCTTCGGTTTCATTAAGAAAGCAAGAGATAGGCAACCCTCTCTTGGTGCCACCATTGCTGAGTATTGGTGTTGAAGGCATGAACCACAAATTGCTCATGTAGTCATAAAGACGCTGCGCATGTTCTTTATTATCAGAATAGTAATTAGCAATACGTGCAAAGAGGTCTTGATAACTTTCATTTTCTATTAAATACCTGTCTGATAGAACTGCTTTTCCAAAATCGGTTAATTTGCTATCCTTTGCGTAATTAATAGTAATGTTATTCATAAAATTCCTTTTATTCTTTTATTATATATAGATACTTAAAAGTCATTTTGAGCGATTTTTAAGTTGGATTTTTCGGACTTTTTTGTTGATGCTGTAATGCAAACAAGATACCGTCAACCTGACTGCCATATATTTTACAGTAACTCATATAATTTATTTGCATATTTATTTCTTTTGCAACATGTTGAACATAACTTTCTGAGTGACAAAAATAGTCTCCTTTGTTTACAAAGTCAATACCTTCACCTTCTTTTCTTCTTATTAAACATACAATAACCCCTTTTTTGCTCGTAGATCTTTTTGCTAATGCCAATTCTTCTTGAAAGTCATGTAGATAATGTAGCACTTCAGCAAAGATAATTACATCATACTGCTGGTTTTTCTCTTGTTTAAGAAACTCTTTCATTTCCATATGTATTAATTCATTGTAAACAGGCTTACCTTTTATAAAGCATCCTCTTGCGATATTTAGCATTCTACTTGAAATGTCAATTCCTGTTATGTGGCCTCCAGTACTATTTATTTTCAAGAAATGACCACATATTCCAGTCCCACAACCAAGGTCAAGTATATTGAGCTCAGAAGTGGAGTTGTTAAAGATTTTTGTAATTATCATGTGTATAAGTTCATGCCCTCTATATTGTTTGGCAATCAACCAATGCTCAACAAAATATTCGCCTGTGTAATCAAAATATTGTCTTATAAGATTTTTGGGCAATTCTGTAATAGGCGCTGAGTTTGTCATTTTTTTTATATAGTAAGATGCCTCCTCGTGGTCACTATCTAATTTTAGTGTCTTTGTTAAATAATTATAAGCTTTGTTAGTATTCCCTACCGCAAAATGACACCTTCCGATGTTATACCAGACTATAGGTAAATGGGGGTAAAATATGCTAATTAACCAAAATCGTAACTTTGCATCTGATATGCTACCTTTATAAAAGTGATATAAACCGATTTCAATGTTGGTATTTAACAGGTTCTTAGATTTTTTAAGAAGCACTGTCATTTCTTTATAAAGAGTATTATATTTATTCACAATGGAGTATTTTACTTTCTTAATATTTAATACGCTAATGAGCTTAGACATACAATTTAAAGCAACGTTTTTTATAAAAGAGAGATTACTTTTCATACATTAGAAATACTCCGAATGTTCATTATCATTTTTAGGCAATTGATTTTAACACATTTTATCTTACAAAGTATCTTTTTCATTAATTTTTACTGTATATATAAGTTTACCGCATATTTCTCAGATTATACTGTTTAGGATTGCTAGTATATTGTTGTTGATAATATAAGTAAATATTTTGTGCAAAAAGGCGTTGACATATTATTTATTAGATTATAATATATAAAAGATTAATTTAGTTTTTAGATGTTTGACAAGTTTTATGGTAGAGATTAGTTTAATCTCAATTCAATTTTAATAATATTTAACTCTGCATATTCTGCATATAGTCGGATAAATAAATTATTAAGAGCACTTGATGGATGCCTTGGCGTTAAGAGGCGATGAAGGACGTGGCAGGCTGCGATAAGCTGTGGGGAATTGTCAACAAATTTTGATCCGCAGATTTCCGAATGGGGAAACCCAATTAGCTTAGCTAATTATTACATACTAAGTATGTAAAGCAAACTTGGTGAACTGAAATATCTAAGTAGCCAAAGGAAAAGAAATCAACCGAGATTCTGTTAGTAGTGACGAGCGAAAGCGGAAAAGGCTAGTGATTTAAGAATAAGAATTAGAATACTCTGGAAATAGTAACCATAGAAGGTGATAGTCCTGTATAAGTAGAAAGTTCTTAAATCCTTGAGTAGAGCGGGGCACGTGAAATCCTGTTTGAATATGGGGGGACCATCCTCCAAGCCTAAATACTCCTTAACGACCGATAGTGAACAAGTACCGTGAGGGAAAGGTGAAAAGAACCCCGGGAGGGGAGTGAAATAGAATCTGAAATCAAGTGCTTACAAACAGTTGGAGCTCTATATCAATTTATTGATATTTAGAGTGACAGCGTACCTTTTGCATAATGGGTCAGCGAGTTAATCTATGAAGCAAGCTTAAGCCGTTAGGTGTAGGCGTAGCGAAAGCAAGTCTGAATAGGGCGTTTTAGTTTTATGGATTAGACCCGAAACCAAGTGATCTAGTCATGACCAGATTGAAGGTGTGGTAAAACACACTGGAGGATCGAACCAGTTAATGTTGCAACATTATTGGATGAGTTGTGATTAGGGGTGAAAGGCCAATCAAACTTGGAAATAGCTGGTTCTCCGCGAAATCTATTTAGGTAGAGCGTTGTATGTATGTTGTTGGGGGTAGAGCACTGGATAGACTAGGGGGATTCATCATCTTACCAAATCTAACCAAACTCCGAATACCAACAATTAATTATACAGCAGACACACTACGGGTGCTAAGTCCGTGGTGAAAAGGGAAACAACCCAGATCACTATCTAAGGTCCCAAAATTACAGCTAAGTGGGGAAGGAAGTAGAAAAACCATTACAGCTAGGAGGTTGGCTTGGAAGCAGCCATCCTTTAAAGAAAGCGTAACAGCTCACTTGTCTAAATAAGTTTTTCTGCGCCGAAAATGTACCGGGGCTAAAGCTGTATACCGAAGATGTGAGTACTTGTTGATTTCGATCAATGGGTGCGGTAGCGGAGCGTTCCGTAAGTCTGTGAAGGTGGTTTGTGAAAACTGCTGGAGATATCGGAAGTGAGAATGCTGACATAAGTAGCGTAAAAGAGTGTGAAAAACACTCTCACCAAAAATCTAAGGGTTCCTACGTTAAGTTAATCTGCGTAGGGTTAGTCGGTTCCTAAGGCGAGTCCGTAAAGGAGTAGTCGATGGCAATTAGGTTAATATTCCTAAACCTCTTAAGTGTGACGGGTTTCGTATTTGTATAGATCTTATTGGATTGATCTATGCTTAAAAGAAGCTCCAGGAAATAGCACTTATATTTATGAGGCCGTACCGCAAACCGACACTGGTGGATGAGTAGAGTATACTAAGGTGTTGAAAGAATGATGTTGAAGGAACTCGGCAAATTATACCTGTAACTTCGGAAGAAGGGTAACCTGCTTTTAGGCAACTATGAGTAGGTGGCACAAAATAGGGAGTAGCGACTGTTTACTAAAAACACAGGACTCTGCAAACACGTAAGTGGAAGTATAGGGTCTGACGCCTGCCCGGTGCTGGAAGGTTAATAGGAGGGGTGCAAGCTCTAAATTGAAGCCCCAGTAAACGGCGGCCGTAACACTGACGGTCCTAAGGTAGCGAAATTCCTTGTCGGGTAAGTTCCGACCCGCACGAATGGCGTAACGATTTCTCCACTGTCTCCAACATCACTTCAGCGAAATTGAATTCCCCGTGCAGATGCGGGGTACCCGCGGTTAGACGAAGAGACCCCGTGCACCTTTACTATAGCTTTACATTGCTATTAAAAGTGTGATGTGCAGGATAGGTGGGAGACTTTGAAGTTATGGCGCTAGCTATAATGGAGTCAACCTTGAGATACCACCCTTTACACTTTTGATATCTAACTATGTTTCATTATCTGGAACTAGGACATTGTATGGTGGGTAGTTTGACTGGGGCGGTCGCCTCCTAAAAAGTAACGGAGGCGTGCGAAGGTAAGCTAGAGCTGGTCGGAAATCAGCTTGATAGTATAATGGCATAAGCTTGCCTGACTGCGAGGCTGACAAGCCAAGCAGAGACGAAAGTCGGTCATAGTGATCCGGTGATTCTGTATGGAAGGGTCATCGCTCAACGGATAAAAGGTACGCCGGGGATAACAGGCTGATGGTGTTCGAGCGTTCATAGCGACGACACCGTTTGGCACCTCGATGTCGACTCATCACATCCTGGGGCTGAAGAAGGTCCCAAGGGTTCGGCTGTTCGCCGATTAAAGTGATACGTGAGTTGGGTTTAGAACGTCGTGAGACAGTTCGGTTTCTATCTGCCGTGGGTGAAGGAAATTTGAGAAGGTCTGACTCTAGTACGAGAGGACCGAGATGGATATACCTCTGGTGTACCAGCTGTTATGCCAATAGCATCGCTGGGTGGCTATGTATAGATGGGATAATTGCTGAAAGCATATAAGCAAGAAACCCTCTTCAAAAAGATTTCCCAATTAAGGCCGTGGAAGACTACCACGTTGATAGGCTAGGTGTGGAAGCATGGTAACATGTGAAGCTAACTAGTACTAATAGCCTGATTGATTTATTTGCTTTCTATATGTGTGTATGCAGTGTTAAATATTAAGTTAAAATTGTTAAGTTAGAAATTTTTATTGACTTGGTGGCTATAGCAAAAATGAACCACCCGATCTCATCTCGAACTCGGAAGTGAAACTTTTTAGCGCTGATGGTACTTGAAAAGGGAGAGTAGGTCGCCGCCAAGTTTATAAAAATTTCTTTTTATCGCCTTTTAATAATTTTTTTATTATGAGAAGTTGCTTCTATGCTCAAATCTAATAATTGCGGTCTAGGCTTATTCTTATTCTGCTCTAAGTATTGACTTTGCTCAAATGCTAATTCCCATTGTGTACGATAACTAGATTCTTTATATTCATAAAAATCTTCTTTAACATTATTTGTATTTATATTGAGATTTTTATCTTGTTCTTTTTCACTCTCTACCATCACACCCATTAACTTATTTTAAAAATTTTACTTATGTTATCATAAAAAATATAGTTGTAAATACCTTAATTGAGATTTTTTTTTATTTTATCTTTTTTAAGCAAATAGTTAGATCTTTTTGTAAGTTTTTATAACTTGCTTGCATAATGTTTCTATGAGTTAGTATTATGTAGTAGTGTCCTATATTGCTTATATTTAAAATGTTAATTTTAGCAAGTACTCGTAGTTGCCTTTTTATTTTATTTCTTTTTGCTGCTTTCCCGGCTTTTTTACTGATAGCCAGACCTACTCTAATAGTATGAATGTACTTTTCAGGTTCTCTTTCTTTTATAGCGTATAGTGATATATAAAGCCCACGATAAAAAAGACTGCTGAGTGCTAATTTATTTTTGAAAGCAGAGGAAAAATCTTTTTTTTTATACTTACTATGCGCATAATTTGTTACACCCTAATGAACGGCGCCTATTAAGGATTTTTCTTCCAGCTCTTGTTGCCATACGTGAACGAAATCCGTGTCTACGCTTTCTTATCAAATTTTTTGGTTGAAATGTTCTCTTCATTGTTTTTATATTAATATAATTATTTATTTTAAATTGTTTTACTTTATTGTCAAATAATGGTGAACTTGTATGACATTTTCGTAGAATAAAATTTGATGCATGGGAAAATGAATTCGGTGATAATCATACCTGTCTTACTAATCCTTTTATTTTGTTTTAGTAGGTTTCAAAAGGTAAATAAGGTTAAATCTTATCTATATCTTAGTTGTGTATGGATGCTAACTTGGTTGTTAATACTCTATAACAATTGTTTTGTAACTTCTATTTTTATAGCGTTACTTTTTTTCATGCTTGCTTTTATCTTTAAAAATAAAAGAAATAAGATAATAAAACTTTCGTTATTTGTGGCTTTGGCCATATCGTTTTTTATCACTTTATTTATAATGCTATCTATTTTTATTCAATCCATTAATTTTTTTAATAAAGTAGCTGTTTCAGAATTCTTGTTTTGCTTAAAATGGAGCCACAATATAGTCACTATCAGTGAAGAAAAGATAGGATGTTTTGGTATAGCCCCGCTTTTAGTTGGCACATTACTTACAACTGTTATGGCAATGTTAGTTGTCGTTCCGTTTGGTTTATTTTCTGCAATATATATTAGTGAATATGCGAGTGAGAAAGTGCGTTATATTGTTAATACAACTTTGCAAGTTTTGTCTGCTATTCCTACGGTTGTATATGGATATTTCGCAGTTGTGTTTTTGTCTTTCTTTATAAAGCAGGTAGCAAATTTTTTTGGTTTAAGTATACACTCAGAAAGTGCCTTAGTTGCTGGTTTATCGATTGGGATAATGATTCTTCCTTTTATTATTTCTTTACTCGAAGATGCCATAAGATCTGTTCCAAAAAGCTTGCGTTATGGCTTCATGGCACTTGGCGCAACTCCAGCGGAAACTATATGGCATATAACAATACCTTATGCAATGCCTACAATTTTAAGTGCAATTTTATTGTCAATTTCAAGAGTGATAGGTGAAACAATGATTGTGCTAATGGCTGTGGGAATCAACGCAAATTTGACTTTTAACCCTCTTAATTCAGTTACTACCATTACCGTGCAGATTGCTACATTACTTACCGGAGATCAGGATTTCAATAGTGTACAAACTCTTGCTGCTTATGCGCTTAGTTTAGTGTTGTTTGTTATTACTTGGCTATTGAATGCATTTGCATTGTTTGTAATGAAGCGTAACTAGTAAGCGTTTTAATGTTGCAAAATTTCTATTAATAATATAAGATTTATTTTTTTTAGAAGTTCTTTTATGGAATTATAGTGTTAGGTGATAAAAATAAAGAGATGAATATAGGTAGAGCGATTAAGGTAACGCAAGCAGTTGTTGATATAAAATTTGAAGGTGAATT contains the following coding sequences:
- a CDS encoding methyltransferase domain-containing protein, translating into MKSNLSFIKNVALNCMSKLISVLNIKKVKYSIVNKYNTLYKEMTVLLKKSKNLLNTNIEIGLYHFYKGSISDAKLRFWLISIFYPHLPIVWYNIGRCHFAVGNTNKAYNYLTKTLKLDSDHEEASYYIKKMTNSAPITELPKNLIRQYFDYTGEYFVEHWLIAKQYRGHELIHMIITKIFNNSTSELNILDLGCGTGICGHFLKINSTGGHITGIDISSRMLNIARGCFIKGKPVYNELIHMEMKEFLKQEKNQQYDVIIFAEVLHYLHDFQEELALAKRSTSKKGVIVCLIRRKEGEGIDFVNKGDYFCHSESYVQHVAKEINMQINYMSYCKIYGSQVDGILFALQHQQKSPKNPT
- the rpmH gene encoding 50S ribosomal protein L34, whose translation is MKRTFQPKNLIRKRRHGFRSRMATRAGRKILNRRRSLGCNKLCA
- the pstC gene encoding phosphate ABC transporter permease subunit PstC, yielding MNSVIIIPVLLILLFCFSRFQKVNKVKSYLYLSCVWMLTWLLILYNNCFVTSIFIALLFFMLAFIFKNKRNKIIKLSLFVALAISFFITLFIMLSIFIQSINFFNKVAVSEFLFCLKWSHNIVTISEEKIGCFGIAPLLVGTLLTTVMAMLVVVPFGLFSAIYISEYASEKVRYIVNTTLQVLSAIPTVVYGYFAVVFLSFFIKQVANFFGLSIHSESALVAGLSIGIMILPFIISLLEDAIRSVPKSLRYGFMALGATPAETIWHITIPYAMPTILSAILLSISRVIGETMIVLMAVGINANLTFNPLNSVTTITVQIATLLTGDQDFNSVQTLAAYALSLVLFVITWLLNAFALFVMKRN